From the genome of Mycetocola spongiae, one region includes:
- a CDS encoding anthranilate synthase component I family protein, with translation MTSPYRSRVLPGWYDPATAAHSLLADHPRSFWLDAGSSATAGWSYLGYGRLLIEVRDRGTRVRVSGADAADAEYPVAAGGAHARVEELLAQYELPAAEVPGFGGGWVGLLGYEYGASLVGVAPAPGPGDLPEAAWLRSERMLAFDHAARRVTLIERAGLPRDERWECGGTDRDAPPPPAPIASPEDAPPLSVSWRHSDAHYRDLVRGCIAAIGHGEAYQICLTNMATIPGRFDPRDLFRRLRALSPSHHAGLLILDGAALVSASPETFLSADGRGRVATRPIKGTRRRARGDAAEDRRLAAELLADEKERAENLMIVDLCRNDLTRVAAPGTVSVSELFTVESYAQVHQLVSTVEARLAPETGLGELIAAIFPAGSMTGAPKHRAMTLLAEYEEGPRGAYAGAFGYRDSRGTLSLAMVIRSIVCGPDLARIGAGGGITALSDPGRELAESHLKAAALLSVLRDSAAAGRTGPDK, from the coding sequence GTGACCTCGCCCTATCGTTCCCGGGTTCTGCCCGGCTGGTATGACCCCGCCACCGCCGCACACTCCCTACTGGCCGATCATCCCCGCTCATTCTGGCTGGATGCGGGCAGCTCCGCCACCGCGGGCTGGAGCTATCTGGGCTATGGCCGGCTGCTGATCGAGGTGCGGGACCGCGGAACCCGGGTGCGGGTCAGCGGCGCGGATGCGGCGGATGCCGAGTATCCGGTGGCCGCCGGCGGCGCCCATGCGCGCGTGGAGGAACTGCTCGCCCAATACGAACTCCCCGCGGCCGAGGTGCCCGGATTTGGGGGCGGCTGGGTGGGGCTGCTCGGATATGAATACGGCGCGAGCCTCGTGGGTGTGGCCCCCGCACCGGGCCCCGGCGACCTGCCCGAGGCCGCGTGGCTGCGCAGCGAACGCATGCTGGCGTTTGACCATGCCGCGCGCCGGGTCACGCTGATCGAGCGCGCGGGGCTGCCGCGGGATGAGCGCTGGGAATGCGGCGGCACGGACCGGGACGCCCCGCCGCCGCCCGCGCCTATCGCGTCGCCGGAGGATGCGCCGCCGCTGAGCGTGAGCTGGCGACACTCCGATGCACACTACCGCGACCTGGTGCGCGGCTGTATCGCGGCGATCGGGCACGGCGAGGCCTATCAAATCTGCCTCACCAATATGGCCACCATTCCCGGACGCTTTGACCCCCGGGACCTATTCCGCCGGCTGCGCGCGCTGAGCCCCAGCCATCACGCGGGCCTGCTGATCCTGGACGGGGCCGCCCTGGTCTCCGCCTCCCCGGAGACCTTCCTCAGTGCGGACGGCCGCGGCCGCGTGGCCACCCGCCCGATTAAGGGCACGCGGCGGCGCGCGCGGGGGGACGCCGCGGAGGATCGCCGACTCGCCGCGGAACTGCTCGCCGACGAAAAGGAACGCGCCGAAAACCTGATGATCGTGGACCTATGCCGCAATGACCTCACCCGCGTGGCCGCCCCCGGAACCGTGAGCGTGAGTGAACTCTTCACCGTGGAAAGCTATGCGCAGGTGCATCAGCTGGTCTCCACGGTCGAGGCGCGGCTGGCCCCGGAAACCGGGCTCGGCGAGCTGATCGCCGCGATCTTCCCCGCCGGATCGATGACCGGGGCCCCCAAACATCGCGCCATGACGCTCCTCGCCGAATACGAGGAGGGCCCGCGCGGCGCCTATGCGGGGGCGTTTGGCTATCGCGATTCCCGCGGCACCCTCTCGCTCGCCATGGTGATCCGCAGCATCGTCTGCGGGCCCGATCTTGCGCGCATCGGCGCGGGCGGGGGCATCACCGCGCTCTCCGATCCGGGCCGCGAACTGGCCGAGTCCCACCTCAAGGCGGCGGCGCTGCTGAGCGTGCTCCGCGACTCGGCCGCCGCGGGCCGCACGGGCCCCGACAAATAG
- the leuS gene encoding leucine--tRNA ligase, producing MSTNEPIIDEAEKYDFAAIQDRWLGVWDELKPFATADTPADAPRKYVLDMFPYPSGDLHMGHAEAFALGDVMARYWRGRGYAVMHPIGWDSFGLPAENAAIKRGIDPREWTYANIDQQRASFRRYAPSFDWDREIHTSDPEYYRWNQWLFLKLYEKGLAYRKDSAVNWCPVDQTVLANEQVVNGRCERCDSLVTKKKLNQWYFKITDYADRLVDDLDTLEATWPSKVLSMQRNWVGRSYGADVSFEIEGRAEAVEVYTTRPDTLFGATFMVVAPDSDLAEELVAGASEATRTAFAAYLDEVKKSNDIDRQATDREKTGLFIERYAINPVNGERLPIWVADYVLADYGHGAIMAVPAHDQRDLDFARKFDLPVRVVVQTSPLEGAEAVADPAESGIALAGEGELINSGEFNGLPKAEAIARVTAQLDERGLGHSAKNYRLRDWLISRQRYWGTPIPIIHCEACGEVPVPEDQLPVTLPPAEGLDLQAKGKSPLGAAEDWVNVSCPRCGGAALRDSDTMDTFVDSSWYFLRFLSANSDRVAFDVEEAKRWAPIDQYVGGVEHAILHLLYSRFMTKVLHDLDYVDFVEPFTSLLNQGMVLMDGAKMSKSKGNLVEFQGELDAYGADALRVTLAFASPPEDDIDWADVSPAGAAKFLARAWRVAKDVATEPGTSPEGGDRALRRATHQFLTDAPGLVESYKFNVVVARLMELTNITRRTIDAGAGAADPAVREAAETIATGLNLFAPYASEDMWAHLGHPAPVALVVWKDADPALLVQDAVTAVFQVNGKVRDRAEVATDISEAELEALARGSEAVQRAVGEGEIVNVIVRAPKLVNIAVKPRG from the coding sequence GTGAGCACTAACGAGCCCATCATCGACGAAGCAGAAAAATACGACTTCGCCGCCATCCAGGACCGCTGGCTGGGTGTCTGGGACGAGCTTAAGCCCTTTGCCACCGCGGATACCCCCGCCGATGCACCGCGCAAATACGTGCTCGATATGTTCCCCTACCCCTCGGGCGATCTGCACATGGGACACGCCGAGGCCTTTGCCCTGGGCGATGTCATGGCGCGCTATTGGCGCGGCCGCGGCTATGCCGTAATGCACCCGATCGGCTGGGACTCCTTTGGCCTGCCCGCGGAGAACGCCGCGATTAAGCGCGGTATCGACCCGCGCGAGTGGACCTACGCCAATATCGATCAGCAGCGGGCGTCCTTCCGCCGCTATGCCCCCTCGTTTGACTGGGATCGTGAGATCCACACCAGCGACCCCGAGTACTACCGCTGGAACCAGTGGCTGTTCCTGAAGCTCTACGAAAAGGGGCTGGCCTATCGCAAGGACAGCGCCGTGAACTGGTGCCCCGTGGACCAGACCGTGCTCGCCAATGAGCAGGTGGTTAACGGGCGCTGTGAGCGTTGCGATTCCCTCGTGACCAAAAAGAAGCTTAACCAGTGGTATTTCAAGATCACCGATTACGCTGATCGCCTCGTGGACGACCTGGACACGCTGGAGGCTACGTGGCCGTCCAAGGTGCTGAGCATGCAGCGCAACTGGGTGGGCCGCTCCTATGGCGCCGATGTGAGTTTTGAAATCGAGGGTCGCGCGGAGGCCGTGGAGGTATATACCACCCGTCCCGATACCCTGTTTGGGGCCACGTTTATGGTGGTCGCGCCCGATTCGGATCTCGCCGAGGAGCTGGTGGCGGGGGCCTCCGAGGCCACGCGCACGGCCTTTGCCGCGTATCTGGACGAGGTCAAAAAGTCGAACGATATCGACCGTCAGGCCACCGACCGCGAGAAGACCGGCCTGTTTATCGAGCGCTATGCGATCAACCCTGTCAACGGCGAACGCCTGCCGATCTGGGTGGCCGATTATGTGCTGGCCGATTATGGGCACGGCGCGATCATGGCCGTACCCGCGCACGATCAGCGCGACCTGGACTTCGCCCGCAAATTTGATCTGCCCGTGCGCGTGGTGGTGCAGACCAGCCCGCTGGAGGGTGCGGAGGCCGTGGCCGATCCCGCGGAATCCGGCATTGCGCTGGCCGGCGAGGGTGAACTGATCAACTCGGGAGAGTTCAACGGACTGCCCAAGGCCGAGGCCATTGCCCGCGTCACGGCGCAGCTGGACGAGCGCGGCCTGGGCCACTCGGCTAAAAACTATCGCCTGCGCGACTGGCTGATTTCGCGTCAGCGCTATTGGGGCACCCCGATCCCGATCATCCACTGCGAGGCCTGTGGCGAGGTGCCCGTGCCCGAGGATCAGCTCCCCGTGACGCTGCCGCCCGCCGAGGGCCTGGACCTGCAGGCCAAGGGTAAGAGCCCGCTGGGTGCCGCCGAGGACTGGGTCAACGTGAGTTGCCCGCGCTGTGGCGGGGCCGCGCTGCGCGATTCCGATACCATGGACACCTTTGTGGACTCCTCCTGGTACTTCCTGCGTTTCCTGTCGGCGAATTCCGATCGGGTGGCTTTTGATGTGGAGGAGGCCAAGCGCTGGGCCCCCATCGACCAGTACGTGGGAGGCGTGGAGCACGCGATCCTGCACCTGCTGTACTCGCGGTTTATGACCAAGGTGCTGCACGACCTGGACTATGTGGACTTTGTGGAGCCGTTCACCTCGCTGCTGAACCAGGGCATGGTGCTCATGGACGGCGCCAAGATGAGCAAGTCCAAGGGCAACCTGGTGGAGTTCCAGGGCGAGCTGGACGCCTATGGTGCCGATGCGTTGCGCGTCACGCTGGCCTTTGCCAGCCCGCCCGAGGACGATATCGACTGGGCCGATGTCTCGCCCGCCGGTGCCGCCAAGTTCCTGGCGCGCGCGTGGCGCGTGGCCAAGGATGTGGCCACCGAGCCGGGCACCAGCCCCGAGGGCGGGGACCGCGCGCTGCGCCGGGCCACGCACCAGTTCCTCACGGATGCACCGGGCCTGGTGGAATCCTATAAGTTCAACGTGGTGGTGGCGCGGCTCATGGAGCTGACCAATATCACGCGGCGCACGATCGACGCGGGTGCGGGGGCGGCCGATCCGGCCGTGCGCGAGGCCGCCGAGACCATCGCGACCGGGCTGAACCTGTTTGCGCCCTATGCGTCCGAGGACATGTGGGCCCACCTGGGGCACCCGGCACCGGTGGCGCTTGTGGTGTGGAAGGATGCCGATCCGGCGCTGCTCGTACAGGATGCCGTGACCGCGGTCTTCCAGGTGAACGGCAAGGTGCGAGACCGCGCCGAGGTGGCCACGGATATTTCCGAGGCCGAGCTGGAGGCACTGGCCCGCGGGTCGGAGGCCGTGCAGCGTGCGGTGGGTGAGGGCGAGATCGTGAACGTGATTGTGCGTGCGCCCAAGCTGGTAAATATTGCGGTAAAGCCGCGCGGCTAG